The genomic interval GGTACTTCGCGTAGAGCGCGGCGTTGTCGGAGGTGCCGCGGGCGGTGAGCAGGACGAAGCGCGGGTTCCTGGCCGCGATCCGTTCGGCGGTCTCGCGGACGGCGGGCGCGCCGCGCTCCAGGATGCGGCGGAGCATCGCGGGCTGCTCGGCCATCTCGCCCGACATGATGTGGCCGGGCCGTTCGCCGTCACCGGCCGGGTATGGGGCGGACATGTCTGGTGCCTCCCGGGTGTCGCGGTGCCTCGCCCAAGTCGAACACGGGGTGCGCGGGGGCCGCCAGCGGGCGGCGGCCGCGTGGGGCGTCCGGGTGCCGGTACGGGCCCCTCGGAGCGGGCCCGAGTCTGCTAGATTGGGACCTTGATTGGTCTATACCACATATCGTCACTCTCGATCGGATCGGCAGGCCCCGCGTGGAAGTTGTCATCGTCCCGGACGCCAAGGCAGGCGGCGAGCTGATCGCGGGGGCCATCGGCGCCCTGCTCGGCCGCAAGCCCGACGCCCTTCTCGGCGTTGCCACCGGCTCTACCCCGCTGCCCATCTACCAGGCCCTCGCGGACCTGGTCCGTTCCGGTGCCGTGGACGCCTCGCGCGCCCGCGTCTGCCAGCTGGACGAGTACGTCGGACTGCCGGCGGGCCACCCGGAGTCGTACCGCTCCGTGGTGCTGCGCGAGGTGGTCGAACCGCTCGGGCTCTCCGAGGCCGCGTTCATGGGCCCCGACGGCTCCGCCGAGGACGTCCAGGCGGCCTGCGAGGCGTACGACAAGGCGCTGGCCGAGGCCGGCGGGGTCGACCTCCAGCTGCTGGGCATCGGCACCGACGGGCACATCGGCTTCAACGAGCCCTGCTCCTCGCTCGCCTCCCGCACCCGGATCAAGACGCTCACCGAGCAGACCCGGGTCGACAACGCGCGCTTCTTCGACAACGACATCGACCAGGTGCCGCACCACGTCATCACCCAGGGCATCGGCACGATCCTGGAGGCCCGCCACCCGATCCTGCTCGCGACGGGCGAGGGCAAGGCGGACGCGGTGGCCGCGACGGTGGAGGGACCGGTCGCCTCGATCGTGCCCGCCTCGGCGCTCCAGCTGCACCCGCACGCGACGGTGGTCGTGGACGAGGCGGCGGCGTCGAAGCTGAAGCTGGCGGACTACTTCCGCGCGACGTACGCGGCGAAGCCGGCCTGGCAGGGGCTGTAGTTCCTACGCGAGAGGGCCGGGACACCGCGGTGGTGTCCCGGCCCTCTCGTATGTGCGGGGTCAGCTCCCGGCGATGATCTCCGCCGCCGCCCGGCCGCAGACGCGGGCGGCGCCGTGCGTCGCGATGTGCAGCGCTCCCCGGGGCCCGGCCTGGGGGACGCCCATCTCGACCACGACGGTGTCCGGGCGCGCCGCGAGCAGCGCGTCCAGGGCCTCGGTCATCCACGCGTGGCGGTGGGCGTCGCGGACCACGGCGACGATGCGCCGGTCCCCCGCCGCCCGGAGCGCGGCCTCGGCCGGGGCCGCGGAGTCCCCGTCGTAGGTGCCGGTCTCCGTGCCGGGGACGAGCCGGGACAGCTCGGCCGCGAGGCCCCAGGGGGTCTCGTCGCCGACCGCGATGTTCGCGACCGGGGTGAAGGCGGCCACGTACGCCGGACCGGTGAGAGGTGCGGCCTCGCCGGTCACCTTCACCGCGCGGCGGGCGGCGACCAGGCCGATGTCCGAGGCGATGCCGGTGTTCTGTGCGGTGCCGGGCGCGGTCCCCTCCTGTGCTGCCGCGCCCGGCTCCCGTACAGCCCCCCTGGCCTCCCGCGTCCAGGACGCGAGGGCCCGCACCCGGGCAGCGGCATCGGCGAGCCGCTCCTCGGGAAGTTCACCGGAGCGCACCGCCGCGACCAGCGCGTCGCGCAGCCGCAGCACGGTGCTGTCGTCGTCGAGCCCGCCGCCGACGCAGAGCGCGTCGGCACCGGCCGCGACGGCGAGGACGGAGCCGCGTTCGATCCCGTACGTCGAGGCGATGGCCTGCATCTCCACGGCGTCGGTCACGATGAGCCCCTGGTACCCCAGCTCCTCGCGCAGCAGACCCGTGAGGATCTGGGGGCTGAGGGTGGCCGGGCGGTGCGGGTCGAGCGCGGGCAGCAGGATGTGCGCGCTCATCACCGACTTGGAGCCGGCCGCGATGGCCGCCCGGAAGGGGACGAGCTCCCGGGCGTGCAGGGTCTCCAGGTCGACGTCGATGCGGGGCAGCGCGTGGTGCGAGTCGACCGCGGTGTCGCCGTGCCCGGGGAAGTGCTTGGTGCAGGCGGCGACGCCGGCGGCCTGGAGGCCCTCCACGTACGCCGCGGTGTGCCGGGCGACCAGGTGCGGGTCGGCGCCGAAGGAGCGGACGCCGATGACGGGGTTGCCCGGGTTGGAGTTGACGTCCGCGGACGGGGCCCAGTTGAGGTTGACCCCGCACTCGGCGAGCCGGCGGCCCAGCTCGTGGGCGACGGCCCGGGTCAGCTCGGTGTCGTCCACCGCGCCGAGCGCCAGGTTGCCGGGGAAGGAGGAGCCGTGCCGCACCTCGAGGCGGGTGACGTCGCCGCCCTCCTCGTCGATGGCGACGAGCACGTCGTCCCGCTCGGCCCTGAGCTGGGCGGTGAGCGCGGCGA from Streptomyces drozdowiczii carries:
- the nagB gene encoding glucosamine-6-phosphate deaminase, which codes for MEVVIVPDAKAGGELIAGAIGALLGRKPDALLGVATGSTPLPIYQALADLVRSGAVDASRARVCQLDEYVGLPAGHPESYRSVVLREVVEPLGLSEAAFMGPDGSAEDVQAACEAYDKALAEAGGVDLQLLGIGTDGHIGFNEPCSSLASRTRIKTLTEQTRVDNARFFDNDIDQVPHHVITQGIGTILEARHPILLATGEGKADAVAATVEGPVASIVPASALQLHPHATVVVDEAAASKLKLADYFRATYAAKPAWQGL
- a CDS encoding glycoside hydrolase family 3 protein, yielding MTTLTSTTDTVTRDALAVLQPGFTGTSAPEWLLRRVGEGLSSVGLFGRNIETPEQLAALTAQLRAERDDVLVAIDEEGGDVTRLEVRHGSSFPGNLALGAVDDTELTRAVAHELGRRLAECGVNLNWAPSADVNSNPGNPVIGVRSFGADPHLVARHTAAYVEGLQAAGVAACTKHFPGHGDTAVDSHHALPRIDVDLETLHARELVPFRAAIAAGSKSVMSAHILLPALDPHRPATLSPQILTGLLREELGYQGLIVTDAVEMQAIASTYGIERGSVLAVAAGADALCVGGGLDDDSTVLRLRDALVAAVRSGELPEERLADAAARVRALASWTREARGAVREPGAAAQEGTAPGTAQNTGIASDIGLVAARRAVKVTGEAAPLTGPAYVAAFTPVANIAVGDETPWGLAAELSRLVPGTETGTYDGDSAAPAEAALRAAGDRRIVAVVRDAHRHAWMTEALDALLAARPDTVVVEMGVPQAGPRGALHIATHGAARVCGRAAAEIIAGS